The sequence ATGGCATGCGGGACGTCCTTGATGTCGTACTGCTTGCCGTAGCCCACCGTCTCGCTGTCCATGCGGGTCTCGGTGAGCTTCTCGCTGATGACCATCTGGCCGTTCCAGGTGTCGTAGCCGGGCTTGCCGGTGGTGACCGGGAGGGTCTTGATGACCTTGCCGTCCTGGGTGATCTTCATCGTGTGCGTCCTGGCGTCCACGACGGAGACCTGGTTGCGGCCGATGGTGAACGTGATGGTCTTGTGCTGGTTGCCGTAGACCCCCGAGCGGCCCTCGACGCCGTCGAGGTCGAGGTCGACGGTGACCTTCGTGCCTTCCTTCCAGTACTTCTCGGGGCGGAAGTCGAGGCGGTCGTTGCCGAACCAGTGGCCCTCGACGTCGACCGCGGGCTGCGTCGTGATCTTGATGGACTTCTCGACGGCCTGCGGGTCGGTGATGCCCCGGGTGAAGTTGACGGAGAACGGCATGCCCACGCCGACCGTGGAGCCGTCCTCGGGGGTGAAGTAGCCGAGGAAGGTGTTCTTCGGGGTGAGAGTGGTGAAGCTGGAGTCCTCCGCGGCCTCGCGGCCCTCGGAGTCCTTCGCGACCGCGTGCACCGTGTACCTGGTGGCGGCGGCCAGATGCGTCGACGGCGTCCAGGAGGCGCCCCCGCCGGTGATGCTGCCGTCGATCCTCGTGCCCTTGGCGTCCTTG comes from Streptomyces sp. FXJ1.172 and encodes:
- a CDS encoding L,D-transpeptidase, producing the protein MNVRPIPGASAAGRRGRGGWRGITGPALISGALALSLAACGGGGGKGPDDGKGAGTQQGRQQSTAAVTISPKSGARGVDTSGALKVGVARGKLTEVTVKDAKGTRIDGSITGGGASWTPSTHLAAATRYTVHAVAKDSEGREAAEDSSFTTLTPKNTFLGYFTPEDGSTVGVGMPFSVNFTRGITDPQAVEKSIKITTQPAVDVEGHWFGNDRLDFRPEKYWKEGTKVTVDLDLDGVEGRSGVYGNQHKTITFTIGRNQVSVVDARTHTMKITQDGKVIKTLPVTTGKPGYDTWNGQMVISEKLTETRMDSETVGYGKQYDIKDVPHAMRLTGSGTFAHGNYWGGDAFGNYNASHGCIGLRDVQGGYDGSTPAAWFFDHSLIGDVVVVQHAHDRTVDPDNGLNGWNMSWADWKK